AACGAGCCGTATGCATGATAAGCAACAACACAGCAGTTGCCGAGGTGTTTTCACGCATTGACCATAAGTTTGACTTGATGTACTCAAAGAGAGCATTTGTTCATTGGTATGTTGGTGAGGGTATGGAAGAAGGTGAGTTTTCTGAAGCCCGTGAAGATCTTGCAGCACTtgaaaaagattatgaagaagttgGTGCTGAAGGTGTTGAAGATGAAGGTGAAGACGATGAGTATTGAAGTGGTTATGATTTTCGGATTTTAGAGATGTTGTTTTGTTGGATAATGAATGGTTTCcttttgatttttctgttttttGATTAACAAATTTGTGTGATTTGGTTTTATTCTTGTGTTATGTTGGGTAAGATACCAAGTAATATGCAAGAAAGTATTTCTTTTGTTAGTCTTCACTTAAATCTGATGTGTTTTCACCATGCGTATGACTATATTATTGTTGTTTATGTTACAGGTTCTACTTGTTTCTTCATTATTGCTCTGATTCATCATGAAATTTTAATTTTGATAACTAGTTCAACTAATATGCAGCAACTTTGTTTACATGCTCTAGTTGCAAGCTAGACTTGCTTTTTCTTATTTTTTGTTGTATCTGTTACTTGCACTCAGTACTCCATAATTTAAATTCTAGAttttgtatatttatttattttgtgaaAAAAAGATGACTCTATAAATGAAGAGACTTTTAATTGAAAATTGAAAGAACCTAAACAAGAAACAAGGATACAACAACAAGGGAGAAATGGCGAGCCACGAAACCTAGAAGACATACAAAGGAGAACAACCAATCAAAAACAAGGCGTGGCTTGCTTTTGTAagttttcgttgattttgattcTAGATATCCACCTGATCGAGATGTCATTTATAGTGTGCGTTCTTCACCTGTATAGATGCATATACTGATAACAATTGGTAGCAGAAGTTCTAACCATTGCTACTTATCATAGATGCTAAGAATACAAAAGATCACCAAAACTAAACATATTTGAGACCAGTTTTATTATTTTTTAGATAACAAACAAGTGCCAGGTTAACGTGGCTTCACCCCTCTATCAGTTCCTTTTCCTTAATGTGACGATCAACCCATATTTGAGTTGGAGGATTGCGGAAGCATTTTGGGTATCTCGCAAACCTCGCATCACTTCAAATGTATAATTGTATATAATGCTAGCTGCCACAATTTTCATTTGAAGTAACGATATATCTTTACCTAAACAAGCTTTTGGACCTGCATGAAACGCCGAAAATTTATAAGAAGGCACATGTTTGATTTCACCGCCTCGTCGCGATAGCCATCTCTCTGGCTTAAATTCCAAGCAATCTTGTCCCCATATCGTCTCCATTCGTCCCATTGCATATAAATGAAGCATTATTTTTGTGTTTTTATTAACTCTGATACCACTTGGTAGGATGTCTGCTTCCTTTGTAGTTCTCGGGTTAATCGGAACAGGAGGAAATAACCTTAATGCTTCACATAACGCTCCATGAAGATAACACAACTTTTTCAATTCGTCCGAGCTGAATAACTTCCATTTGTCACCCTTTTTCATCCCTAATTGATCTTGAATCTCCTTGTAAATTTCATATTCCGCAACCGGATTTTTCGCAAGGAGATAAAAAAACCAAGTAAGAGCGGAACTTGTAGTATCTCTACCCGCCACCATAAGATTAAATAGAGTATCTTTTATCAATTTATCTGTTTTGTATCTATACTCTCTCATAAATCCTGTTATTAACATCGAATCATCAACTATCTCAATTTGTTTTTCCCGATTCTCCTTCATTAGGTTGTATATAAGTTCGTCGCGAAGCTTAGCAACATTGATAAGATGTTTCTCGTTGCCAATTTGAAGTCGGTTGAGAAACATCCAATACCATTTTGGTATGTAATGTCTAGTAAACAAAGCCTGTTCGCTTTTAGTGAAGGCTGCTTCGAATTCATCCGGTAGTAGACCAACAGACAGAGTTTCGGGATCAtaattgttgggaaattacggcctcactaattctcaccacccagcccaacaataatagtaaagaaataagaacaatacacaacacaagatttaacgtggaaactccaaaacaggagaaaaaccaccggcccccaaagagagaaatacactatatcacaaattgttacaatgatatagacgactctcttaagccaactacactctccaaaatatttaactaatacaactctcaaacaagggtaagaaagaaagaaataattaaatacttaaagtgtattgattggtgcgatttggaatgaagacttagcccctcttatataaccaagtcactcacccctcacatcttcctcccaccaatgtgggataaacatatcttctactagccaaaataaaccaacaaatctccaccttttggatagaagaagataaccatgcttccacattgcaaggataaccgatgtagacgcttcctcgacgacaacttcaagatcctcatcttcatgccgttgacattatctgtgacgccccgtactaaatcatcatgtacggaccatcaacaacaggatcattacaaggttaagtactatatgcgttttcaaaacagagtttacattcataaataaaagtgacgtcataacatacgtcaattgttttacaaatcaaaagtatgcttcgctaagtagaagcattaaataagtgtacgtgaccataatggtcgttacataacataagttcataagtaaaaagtttgaatgcaagataagtagtcatgcgataacaactctaggcagcgggttctacagcacgactagtaagatagcggaagcgacttcaagcacctgagaaaatacatgcttaaaaaggtcaacacaaaggttggtgagctatagtttaagtataacagtaatgtaagtaggccacgagatttcagtgctacaacgagcgtttcaaaagtatgtaaaagtatatgcttaaccgtgggcacccggtaactaacttaacgtttaatgtacccccttaaagtgcacttggcaagtgcgtataacctcgaagtattaaacactcgttaaatgctagcgctactagcccgagtggggatgtcaaaccctatggatccatatctaagattcgcgttcatggttcaaaaaccaatgattaaacgttaccgagctaaagggaatgtttctgccgttatataacccacacatatataaagtttaagtactcgtgcctagtatgtaaaacataaaattcgcatgtattctcagttcccaaaataagttaaagtaaaaagggaatgctataactcacaatgattagtagtaatggtaaggtagtagtcggaaagtggtgtgcaagtaacggtccaaacgtcctcaacctaagtcaaatagcactaagtcaataagtcgtctcaaaaggtttacaagtacgtaattaaggtcataagggtcatcatcaatcatcattaaacaaaaggtaacaagtaagactcgtttatgaaagtcgtttaaaacaaaggctgacttcggtcagtcaccacggcctctacccttactgaattaaggtgagaccagtggtcatggctccgtctatgagtcccttaagtgtggtaaaatttacagaagcaaactcgtcttggtttgaccgtggcgacggtctaagtgcgagtaggtcagaaatttctgcacaacgttaaaggacatggtaacgatcggagggccataaatcctaaaccgtaactcggattaagacgagtcctatatgaaaagttatctactcgaaaagttttatctaaaaatcaaggttagaacagcccaggtctactggtctgttccagaagcatcaggtcagtaggttttggacagaacagtgggttttggagagttccggttgtctcggtgcttgatgttcatcacggttctcatccttgatgcgtatagcttcaagtgtacaactcgttgatgtgttaacatcattttgaccaaggtttgtccatcataactcaagtgcaagtgttgtaagtgtttgatgaaccaaggttacatgtaagtttatgaacaagttcatgaacactaagaaagatcacaaccaagtgttggatccatgatacttgcaccaaagtgtaagctcttgttggtttcatgtccttgttcaaatgtgtagtaagcaactaacaataagaaataaataaaaatgaatgataagcctaaaccaaccatgaaggtggtattctagtaacatacaacaaacaagaacacaagtaacaaaaattaaagattataaactttaaatctttgaaataaataaagtagaaatctaatctaaacaagaagatgattcatatttgctcttacttttaaagattcaacccaagttgatctttaagtgaagtaacttcaaagttacttcaagaactacaagtaaagagtttatacaactatgaactttaattctttgaaacaaaatatgtagaacataactagatagattatgttcttgaatgttcttgataaatacaagatataagtgaagaatcaaactaaagagttgattcttgaaacatgtaaagaaagacaagtaagtaagtaagtaaacaacttagtaatctacaagtaattaaactacaacaagagtaagtaacaaacaacaaaagatgatgatgattatgtgatgtttaaattcagttttgggacaaagaaaagagaagaaaagttgttcataatacttacaatctttagagaaaaatgagagagaaaagagagaaaagtatgcaagtaatgtgtgtgtaaaatgaaagagtaaatgtgaatgaagtaagtaatgaaatttgaaaGCCAAAACTCCCATCAAAAGGCTCTAAGGCCACGTTTTTCTGCAGCAATTTGGAGGGAGGGAGAAGTCTTatggttactagcatgtaaagatgacaaaagttgggtaaaagaggtgtttacatggggatcaagtgttaacaagattctaaatggatgtaactaactagttacacttaagtttgatacttgcaagtcttaatgggctaattaagtccaactaataagtagggtgggctctcataagtccatgtacatgtataaagcccaagtttgtaagtaattaacaagtaatccaataaaagtccaattaaagcccaagtaactaactaatcaccatagttaattaaaatgattaataaaattaatcatgaatgtaaataatacttgaaaatattattcgtgcaagttccgggtgtcacaaagacgtttcgggcatttaaagttcaagtacgggcaattaaagcaacatgtaaatgtaattacatacattcttttaatcaagcgtattaataataataattattaataaataactttggaaaaaccagggtcgttacattacccacctgttaaagaaaatttcgtcccgaaattttaagctgaagtagatggaggagtcgggaaaagatgaggatatttccgcatcatttgatcctctcgttcccaagtaaactcaggtcctcgtttggcattccatcgtactcgtacaatcggaatcttgttgcgtttcaaagttttgatctcacgatccataatctcaacaggttcctccacaaagtggagtttgtcatcaatagtaagttcttccaaaggtatgatgagttcgggtgcagcaagacacttcttcaagtttgacacatggaaggtaggatgaactgagctcaattgtgctggtagatccaaacggtatgcaaccggtccaacacgttccaagatctcgaatggaccaatgtatcgtgggttcaactttccacgttttccaaaacggatcacacctttccaaggtgcaaccttcaacattacacgatcaccaacattatattcaaagtctttccgtttaagatcggcatagctcttttggcgatcacgggcagtcttaagtctagcttgaatctgagcaatcttctccgtcgtttcgtggactacctcgggtccggtgatttgcttttcgcctacttcggcccaacaaataggagatcggcacttacgaccatacaatgcttcaaaaggtgcagcattaatgctagagtgataactgttgttgtacgagaattcggcgagtggcaaatgcctttctcaggcctttccaaaatcaatgacacatgcacgcagcatgtcctccaaggtctgaatcgtgcgttcactttgcccgtcagcctgaggatgataagcagtgctcatgtcgagacgagttcccatggcttcttgcaaagaacgccaaaatctagaagcaaaacggggatcgcgatctgagatgatcgataaaggtacaccatgacgagatacaacctctttaatgtataattgagcaagtctttccattgtatcagtttccttcatcgctaggaagtgtgcagatttggtaaggcggtcaacaataacccaaatagtatcgtatccgcccaccgtcttcggtagcttggtgatgaaatccattgttatccgttcccacttccattgtgggatttctggttgttgaagtaaaccagaaggtctctgatgttcggccttaactttcgaacaagtcaaacacttcccaacataagtcgcaacgtccttcttaagattcggccaccaatactgttctttaaggtcgtggtacattttgccagctccaggatgaatcgaatatctcgatttgtgtgcttcatcaagtataaggttccgtagatctccatagagaggtacccaaattcttccggcataacatcggagtccagactccctaacctcgaatcgagagacaagtatgttcaaatgttcatgagatatgttctcctccttgagagcctcaccttgggctactctgatctggctgttgaggttcgaatggatggtgatgttcagagccctaacacgaagaggtgccgtcctctcctttcggcttaaagcgtcagctacaacattggccttgccagggtgataacggagttcacaatcgtagtcgttgagcatctcgatccatcgacgctgtctcatattcagttgcttctaatcgaagatgtgctggagactcttgtgatcggtaaaaatagtgctcttagttccatacaaataatgtctccacaatttgagcgcaaagacaacggctccaagttcaagatcgtgagtagtgtagtttcgttcgtgaatcttcaattgtcgggaggcgtaagcgataaccttcgatcgttgcatcagtacacaaccaaaaccactcttcgatgcatcacaataaacaacaaagtcatcactgccctcaggaagtgataggataggtgcggtggttaacttcttcttcaaagtttgaaatgctgattcgtgtgcgggttcccaaatgaaattcttgcccttgtgagtcagcgcggtcaaaggacgcgcaatcagagagaaaccttcgataaaccttcgataataaccggcgagacctaggaattggcgaatatgcgttggagtagtgggggtctcccacttgctgatggcttcaatcttggcgggatcaactttgataccctggtcgctcacaacatgacccagaaactgtacttccttcaaccaaaattcgcacttggagaatttggcgtaaagtgtctcttgtcttaagagttcaagcactaatcagaggtgttgctcatgttctttttcgctcttagagtagatgaggatatcatcgatgaagacgataacaaacttgtccaagtaaggcttgcagacacgattcatgaggtccatgaacacggcaggtgcatttgtcaaaccgaatggcatcacgagaaactcataatgaccataacgggtcctgaatgcagttttcatcacgtcactttccttcaccctcagctggtgatatccggatcgcaaattgatctttgaataaacgctcgatccttgtagttgatcaaaaagatcgtcaattcgtggaagaggataccgattcttgatagtcagtttgttgagttcacggtagtcgatacacatacggaaggatccatccttcttcttcacaaacagaacaggtgcaccccaaggcgagaaacttggttggataaaccctcgatctaatagctcttgtagttgactctgtaattcttgcatcttggaaggtgcgagtctataaggtgcgcgagctacaggtgctgctcctggcactaaatcaatctgaaactctacggctctctgcggcggcaatccaggcaattcctctgggaagacatcggaaaattcgttcacaattcgaacgtcgttcacgctctttacctcagtttctaccgctttcacatgtgctaggacagcaaagcgtcccttcttcataatcttttgagctttcacgcaactaatgaggttcaacttcgaagtacatctctctccatagataaccagtggttcaccatctccttgtggtatgcgaagtgctttatctccacagataatatcggcctttatcttgctcaaccaatccataccaacgatcacgtcaaaacttcccagtttgataggtatcaaatcaatttcgaaatctgcaccagctatgttgataatagctccacgactaatatggttaaccttttcaagttttccattggcgacctcgacaagcatactttccttcaaaggaactaacgaccaatctaacttatcacaaaaatgtctacacacatagctcctatcggcaccagtatcaaataggacagaagctaaaagattgttgatcttgaatatacctgtcaccaagtcggggttgtcgcgagcgtcccttgcattaacgttgaaggctctagcacgtggtggtccgccatccttacgcttgttaggacactcgtttctgaaatggcccgtctttccacattcataacacttcttaggcccattgttgttgtggtttggcttcacattcaaagtggtaaccttgcaatccttgccaacatgtccagatcgttggcacttctcacagataacattgcaatacccagtgtggtgcttgtagcacctattgcattgtggtaaggttcctttgtagttcggattggtgcggttgttgttgttggggttggtgttgttgttgtgcatgttgttgttttgcctgaacccttcatgtcgttttgccgggttttgatcatagttcctacccctgttgttgttgttgtggttgttgtcccatttcctcttttcaccactaacagtttcaaacttagccttctccggctcgtccaggatgatttgattcaagagagtatgcgccatgcgcattgcttcgggaacgcttggtggcttggatgaggtaacattacccttgatggacttaggaagtcccgagaagtatttctccaaacgcttaaattcgggggtgaccatggttggacacataagagccaattccaaaaacctacggttgtagctgttaaggtcgttccctacggttttcaattgcataaattcgatttccatcttttgaatctcggttctcggacagtattcctcgatcatagcacatttaaattcttcccaaggcgtagcatacgcctcatcaattcctttcgcttgggccatggtattccaccatgtgagtgcgccatcagacagcg
This genomic stretch from Rutidosis leptorrhynchoides isolate AG116_Rl617_1_P2 chromosome 11, CSIRO_AGI_Rlap_v1, whole genome shotgun sequence harbors:
- the LOC139875626 gene encoding alkane hydroxylase MAH1-like, whose translation is MFLNRLQIGNEKHLINVAKLRDELIYNLMKENREKQIEIVDDSMLITGFMREYRYKTDKLIKDTLFNLMVAGRDTTSSALTWFFYLLAKNPVAEYEIYKEIQDQLGMKKGDKWKLFSSDELKKLCYLHGALCEALRLFPPVPINPRTTKEADILPSGIRVNKNTKIMLHLYAMGRMETIWGQDCLEFKPERWLSRRGGEIKHVPSYKFSAFHAGPKACLGKDISLLQMKIVAASIIYNYTFEVMRGLRDTQNASAILQLKYGLIVTLRKRN